The Pelagibacterium halotolerans B2 genome has a segment encoding these proteins:
- a CDS encoding sulfurtransferase TusA family protein, whose amino-acid sequence MSDIVIDARGLKCPLPVLKLEKALAGVGAGNTIAVLATDPVARIDIALYCRQQGHGLAMREEDAATRYEVTKARAGE is encoded by the coding sequence ATGAGCGATATTGTTATCGACGCGCGCGGGCTCAAGTGTCCGCTGCCGGTGCTCAAGCTGGAAAAGGCCCTGGCAGGTGTCGGGGCGGGAAACACAATCGCCGTTCTGGCGACCGATCCGGTGGCGCGGATCGACATAGCGCTTTATTGCCGCCAGCAGGGCCACGGGCTCGCCATGCGCGAGGAGGACGCGGCAACCCGCTATGAGGTCACGAAAGCCCGGGCGGGCGAATAG
- a CDS encoding carbohydrate ABC transporter permease codes for MGGENKWMGLVYVAPYVIGLLVFTAIPFAASFYLSFTDYPLLSDPIWVGLENYTRLLFTDRTFHKALQVTLTYVFVTVPIKLTFALFIAYVLNYKLKFIGFFRTAYYVPSILGGSVAIAVLWRYMFADVGLVNMVITSLGFEPISFFGDPDYALYTITLLRVWQFGSAMVIFLAALQSIPTHVYEAAAIDGANKRQIFFYITLPLLTPVIFFNLILQMVEAFQEFNGPFIITDGTGAPLRSTYLLPLYIYDKAFRQFDMGYASAIAWVLFAIIMVLTVIAFWSSRHWVYYAGDRRN; via the coding sequence ATGGGCGGCGAAAACAAATGGATGGGGCTTGTCTATGTGGCCCCTTATGTCATCGGGCTTCTTGTGTTCACGGCGATCCCGTTCGCCGCTTCCTTTTATCTGTCCTTTACCGACTATCCGCTGCTGTCCGATCCGATCTGGGTGGGGCTGGAGAATTATACGCGGCTGCTCTTTACCGACCGCACCTTCCACAAGGCGCTGCAGGTGACGCTGACCTATGTGTTCGTCACCGTGCCGATCAAGCTGACCTTCGCGCTGTTTATCGCCTATGTGCTGAACTACAAGCTCAAGTTCATCGGCTTTTTCCGCACCGCCTATTACGTGCCCTCGATCCTTGGCGGGTCGGTGGCGATCGCTGTGCTCTGGCGCTACATGTTCGCCGATGTGGGGTTGGTCAACATGGTGATCACCTCGCTGGGGTTCGAGCCGATCAGCTTTTTCGGCGATCCCGATTACGCGCTTTATACGATCACCCTGTTGCGGGTCTGGCAGTTCGGCTCGGCCATGGTGATCTTCCTTGCCGCGCTGCAGTCGATCCCCACCCATGTCTATGAGGCGGCGGCCATCGACGGGGCCAACAAGCGGCAGATCTTTTTCTACATAACCCTGCCGCTTTTGACCCCGGTGATCTTTTTCAACCTGATCCTGCAGATGGTCGAGGCGTTCCAGGAGTTCAACGGGCCCTTCATCATCACCGACGGCACGGGGGCGCCGCTGCGCTCGACCTATCTTTTGCCGCTCTACATCTACGACAAGGCGTTCCGCCAGTTCGACATGGGCTACGCCTCGGCCATTGCCTGGGTCCTGTTCGCGATCATCATGGTTCTGACCGTCATCGCCTTCTGGTCGTCGCGCCACTGGGTCTATTACGCCGGCGACAGGAGGAATTGA
- a CDS encoding PilZ domain-containing protein, whose amino-acid sequence MAQARQAVPRKAEPPRLDDRLRFLTNMPGRYRLEKWDGAERKIPYFACRVQRISPVTMFLSAPIGGNVNDWVTAHFEEFGVLRGQITRPLGFGFAMSLEMSQEERERLASHVLWLEKHKNFEVSEHRRYRRITPKNPQSTLIVADGSMIDCFVIDMSMTGAAVSADLDVEIGMPMALGTVVGRVVRMLDPGFAIEFLARVDFDGLEHQLICPRPDLRKRLAAASKTLPEKC is encoded by the coding sequence ATGGCCCAGGCCAGACAGGCAGTGCCGCGCAAGGCCGAACCGCCCCGGCTCGACGACCGTTTGAGGTTCCTGACCAATATGCCCGGACGCTATCGTCTGGAAAAGTGGGACGGTGCCGAGCGCAAGATTCCCTATTTCGCATGCCGCGTGCAGCGCATTTCGCCGGTGACCATGTTCCTGTCCGCGCCGATCGGCGGCAATGTCAACGATTGGGTGACCGCCCATTTCGAGGAGTTCGGCGTGTTGCGCGGCCAGATCACCCGTCCTTTGGGTTTCGGCTTTGCCATGTCGCTCGAAATGAGCCAGGAGGAGCGCGAACGGCTCGCCTCCCACGTTCTCTGGCTCGAAAAGCACAAGAATTTCGAAGTCTCCGAACATCGCCGCTACCGGCGCATCACGCCCAAGAACCCGCAATCGACGCTCATTGTCGCGGATGGTTCGATGATCGATTGCTTTGTGATCGACATGAGCATGACCGGCGCCGCGGTGTCCGCCGATCTCGATGTCGAGATCGGCATGCCGATGGCCCTGGGCACCGTCGTGGGTCGGGTGGTGCGCATGCTCGATCCCGGCTTTGCCATCGAATTTCTCGCCCGCGTCGATTTCGACGGTCTCGAGCACCAGCTCATCTGCCCCCGGCCGGACCTGCGCAAGCGGCTTGCGGCCGCGTCCAAAACGCTTCCGGAGAAGTGCTGA
- a CDS encoding glycoside hydrolase family 88/105 protein — protein sequence MMLETYFDAYASSYASYKQGDWCYEDGCIYRGLILLDAADPQGPWFSHLKRLVDAQVSADGALAGYDPDEFNIDNIHSGRALIALLDRTGEAKYRLAADRLAGQLARHPRIAAGNYWHKLRYPHQVWLDGLYMGLPFQIEYGQHFGRPDLIEDALSQLKSALSLLADPGTGLYSHGYDAAGAQDWADPETRRSRALWSRAMGWLAMALVDVRALVGPIDWLDTAIGALAEGLARHQRSDGRWNQVTDQPGLMGNYAEASATAMFAYFYLAGSRMGISGVDGEPGRQALEGLEKHSLRKDGTGRLVLNDICHVAGLGGFGGRYRDGTAAYYVSEAVAPDDSKGVGPLMMAVAESEGVVAV from the coding sequence ATGATGCTCGAAACCTATTTCGACGCCTATGCGTCCTCCTATGCGTCCTACAAGCAGGGCGACTGGTGCTATGAAGACGGCTGCATCTATCGCGGGCTCATCCTGCTCGATGCCGCCGATCCGCAGGGGCCATGGTTTTCCCATCTCAAACGGCTCGTGGACGCGCAGGTGAGCGCCGATGGCGCGCTGGCCGGATACGATCCGGACGAATTCAATATCGACAATATCCATTCGGGCCGCGCCCTGATCGCGCTGCTGGACCGGACGGGTGAGGCCAAATACCGGCTCGCCGCCGACCGCCTTGCCGGCCAGCTCGCCCGCCATCCGCGGATCGCGGCAGGCAATTACTGGCACAAGCTGCGCTATCCCCATCAGGTCTGGCTCGACGGGCTCTATATGGGGCTGCCGTTCCAGATCGAATACGGGCAGCATTTCGGCCGTCCCGATCTTATCGAAGACGCGCTGTCCCAGCTAAAATCGGCACTGTCGCTGCTGGCCGATCCGGGCACGGGGCTTTACAGCCACGGCTATGACGCGGCTGGGGCGCAGGATTGGGCAGACCCCGAGACGCGCCGCTCGCGCGCGCTCTGGTCGCGCGCCATGGGGTGGCTGGCGATGGCGCTTGTCGATGTTCGCGCGCTGGTGGGGCCAATCGACTGGCTCGATACCGCCATCGGCGCGCTTGCCGAAGGGCTCGCCCGGCACCAGCGATCCGACGGGCGCTGGAACCAGGTGACCGACCAGCCCGGCCTTATGGGCAATTATGCGGAGGCTTCGGCGACGGCGATGTTTGCCTATTTCTATCTGGCGGGCAGCCGGATGGGGATTTCCGGAGTGGACGGGGAACCGGGCAGGCAGGCCCTGGAAGGGCTCGAGAAACACTCGCTGCGCAAGGATGGCACGGGCCGATTGGTCCTCAACGACATCTGCCACGTGGCGGGGCTGGGCGGGTTCGGTGGCCGATATCGTGACGGCACCGCGGCCTATTACGTTTCCGAAGCTGTAGCGCCCGACGATTCCAAGGGCGTGGGGCCGCTCATGATGGCGGTGGCCGAAAGCGAAGGTGTCGTGGCCGTCTGA
- a CDS encoding ABC transporter ATP-binding protein — MANLKLSSVEKVYGNAFKAVHGIDLEVKDGEFMVLVGPSGCAKSTTLRMIAGLETITGGEIRIGDKVINNLVPGDRGIAMVFQNYALYPHMKVRNNLSFGLKIKRRPKGEIAGGVERVSTMLEIGELLERLPKQLSGGQAQRVAVGRALIKQPEVFLFDEPLSNLDAKLRASMRVRITDLHKQLKQASTSSTVVYVTHDQTEAMTMGDRICVMKEGRIMQVADPVTLYNRPENEFVAGFIGSPEMNLVPVELMRNGAPALSLGSQTVTFGNQLASRLAADAGGNFTLGVRPQHLAVVPMGTPNAFSGTVSHVEFMGHEVNLYVDIEGHKFTVVVPGDQYNPSMVSDGAISLSPSESQLHLFDPNTGQNVSLAAN; from the coding sequence ATGGCAAATCTAAAGCTTTCGAGCGTCGAAAAGGTTTATGGCAACGCGTTCAAGGCCGTCCACGGGATCGATCTGGAGGTCAAGGACGGGGAGTTCATGGTGCTGGTGGGGCCCTCGGGCTGCGCCAAATCCACAACGCTGCGCATGATCGCGGGGCTCGAAACCATCACGGGCGGTGAAATCCGCATCGGGGACAAGGTGATCAACAACCTCGTTCCGGGCGATCGCGGCATCGCCATGGTGTTTCAGAACTACGCGCTCTATCCGCATATGAAGGTGAGGAACAACCTCTCGTTCGGATTGAAGATCAAGCGCCGGCCCAAGGGCGAAATCGCCGGAGGGGTCGAGCGGGTCTCGACGATGCTCGAAATCGGGGAATTGCTGGAACGGCTCCCCAAGCAGCTTTCGGGCGGGCAGGCCCAGCGCGTGGCGGTGGGCCGGGCGCTGATCAAGCAGCCCGAAGTGTTCCTGTTCGACGAGCCGCTTTCCAATCTCGACGCCAAGCTGCGCGCCTCGATGCGGGTGCGGATCACCGATCTGCACAAGCAGCTCAAGCAGGCCTCGACCTCCTCGACCGTCGTCTATGTCACCCACGACCAGACCGAAGCCATGACGATGGGTGATCGGATCTGCGTCATGAAGGAGGGGCGGATCATGCAGGTTGCCGATCCGGTGACGCTTTACAACCGCCCGGAAAACGAATTTGTCGCCGGGTTCATCGGGTCGCCGGAAATGAATCTGGTGCCGGTCGAACTGATGCGCAACGGGGCGCCGGCCCTTTCGCTGGGCAGCCAGACGGTCACTTTCGGCAATCAGCTTGCCAGCCGGCTGGCCGCCGATGCGGGCGGTAATTTCACGCTCGGGGTGCGTCCCCAGCATCTGGCGGTGGTGCCGATGGGTACGCCGAACGCGTTTTCCGGCACTGTCAGCCATGTCGAATTCATGGGCCATGAGGTCAACCTCTATGTCGATATAGAGGGCCACAAATTCACCGTCGTGGTGCCCGGCGACCAATACAATCCTTCAATGGTTTCCGATGGCGCGATTTCGCTCAGCCCTTCGGAATCCCAGCTCCATTTGTTCGATCCGAACACCGGCCAGAACGTCTCCCTGGCCGCCAACTGA
- a CDS encoding D-alanyl-D-alanine carboxypeptidase family protein: MQSVRRLLSICVLVLGTLSATLSSALALPQLLIDMRTNEVLFENEAGIPWHPASLTKLMTALIAFEAIETGQASLSTPVITSANALSVAPSKLGLPEGTAITLEDALYILVVKSANDIAVAIGETIAGSEPAFVDMMNARAAIMGLTGTHFVNPHGLHDPAQVTTARDIAMIALTIRARFPQYDALFSTRTVALGESRSHSNNELLTGFSGTDGMKTGYVCASGLNIVATVTRGGRQLMAVTLGANSSRERGEMTAQMMFSGFAGGYRGTGRTVTAIANQAGLAPVDMRPNICGAGAPDYSEQRAEIFSAGLDGQISYLTDTIVPPTHTVATLGRLADVPLPRPRPDSAMAQAGIPGQLPASGFGDSSIVSLTPSP, translated from the coding sequence TCATCGACATGCGCACCAATGAGGTGCTGTTCGAAAACGAGGCGGGCATCCCCTGGCATCCGGCTTCGCTGACCAAACTGATGACCGCGCTCATCGCCTTCGAGGCCATCGAGACCGGCCAGGCCTCGCTCTCCACACCGGTCATCACCTCGGCAAACGCCCTTTCGGTCGCGCCTTCGAAACTGGGCCTGCCCGAAGGGACCGCGATCACGCTCGAGGACGCGCTTTACATCCTTGTCGTCAAATCGGCCAACGACATCGCCGTCGCCATCGGCGAAACGATCGCCGGCAGCGAGCCGGCCTTTGTCGATATGATGAACGCCCGCGCCGCGATCATGGGATTGACCGGCACCCATTTCGTCAATCCCCACGGCCTGCACGATCCCGCCCAGGTGACCACCGCGCGCGACATCGCCATGATCGCCCTCACCATCAGGGCGCGTTTCCCCCAGTATGATGCGTTGTTCTCCACCCGCACCGTGGCGCTGGGCGAGTCGCGCTCCCATTCCAACAACGAGCTTCTGACCGGTTTTTCGGGCACCGACGGCATGAAGACCGGCTATGTCTGCGCCTCCGGACTCAATATCGTGGCCACCGTAACCCGCGGCGGACGGCAATTGATGGCAGTGACCTTGGGCGCCAACTCATCGCGCGAGCGCGGCGAAATGACCGCTCAGATGATGTTCTCGGGCTTTGCCGGCGGCTATCGCGGCACCGGCCGCACCGTGACCGCCATCGCCAATCAGGCCGGCCTTGCTCCCGTCGACATGCGGCCCAACATCTGCGGCGCCGGCGCGCCCGACTATTCCGAGCAGCGCGCCGAAATCTTTTCGGCCGGCCTTGATGGCCAGATATCCTACCTCACCGACACCATTGTGCCTCCCACCCACACGGTGGCGACATTGGGCAGGCTCGCCGATGTGCCCCTGCCCCGCCCACGGCCCGATTCGGCCATGGCACAAGCGGGCATTCCCGGCCAGTTGCCCGCCAGCGGCTTTGGCGATTCCTCGATAGTTTCGCTCACGCCAAGCCCCTGA
- a CDS encoding AraC family transcriptional regulator, whose amino-acid sequence MDKTEGLVLSGIPADALSLKLSRSTIKMRHTATWRVEKSNEVHDLVVCISGNAHYELDGEPASLSPGEAMLIPAGARFVGRMGPGPVYTGFAQHFTLDLFGHVDLISQMDLKRTARFSRWRVIEPLVRHYREIAPASSTTLAQYHIFMVILIEFIEEAFIRWREQALVNSAGPDALSLHIMLTASLIAGNPFKPGILEDALGSLPYNPDYFRRAFKDRIGYTPAKFCEFKRLEQAMNILSAGHSVKETAAITGYPDVYYFSRQFKRYIGTSPSAYRLLNRARESGQFIDGVSRGPENP is encoded by the coding sequence ATGGATAAAACCGAAGGTCTGGTTCTTTCGGGCATTCCCGCCGATGCCCTGTCTCTCAAGCTGTCGCGCTCGACCATCAAGATGCGCCACACGGCGACCTGGCGCGTGGAAAAATCCAACGAGGTGCATGACCTTGTCGTCTGCATTTCGGGCAATGCCCATTACGAGCTCGATGGCGAACCCGCCTCGCTCTCACCGGGCGAAGCCATGCTGATTCCCGCCGGCGCCCGCTTTGTGGGCCGCATGGGTCCCGGCCCGGTCTATACCGGCTTTGCCCAGCATTTCACGCTCGATCTGTTCGGCCATGTCGATCTCATCAGCCAGATGGATCTCAAGCGCACCGCCCGCTTTTCGCGCTGGCGCGTTATCGAACCGCTTGTACGCCATTACCGCGAGATCGCCCCCGCCTCCTCGACCACACTGGCCCAGTATCACATCTTCATGGTGATCCTGATCGAGTTCATCGAGGAAGCCTTCATCCGCTGGCGTGAACAGGCCCTCGTCAACAGCGCCGGGCCCGATGCGCTCTCTTTGCACATCATGCTCACCGCATCGCTCATCGCCGGCAATCCGTTCAAGCCCGGCATTTTGGAAGATGCGCTGGGATCGCTCCCCTATAATCCCGACTATTTCCGCCGCGCCTTCAAGGATCGCATCGGCTACACACCGGCCAAATTCTGCGAGTTCAAACGCCTTGAGCAGGCCATGAACATCCTGTCGGCCGGCCATTCGGTCAAGGAAACCGCCGCCATCACCGGATATCCCGACGTCTATTACTTCTCGCGCCAGTTCAAGCGCTATATCGGCACCTCGCCCTCGGCCTACCGTCTTTTGAACCGGGCGCGGGAATCCGGCCAGTTCATCGACGGCGTTTCGCGCGGTCCGGAAAATCCATGA
- a CDS encoding CAP domain-containing protein, translated as MTPQIAPARLSAVALALFCVGGLAACSGAPSGGGGLAPGLVAQISAPGAQMDRQAALGIVNQYRATRGAAPLSADPALDAQAQTVAAQYASTGNPPARPAGVANMRLSAGYTNFAETFSGWRNSPADADVLAQADASRAGFAAVYDANSAYGTHWVMLLGQ; from the coding sequence ATGACCCCCCAGATAGCTCCCGCCCGCCTGAGCGCTGTGGCGCTTGCCCTGTTCTGCGTTGGCGGGCTCGCCGCCTGTTCGGGCGCGCCCTCAGGCGGGGGCGGGCTGGCGCCGGGCCTTGTCGCCCAGATCAGCGCACCGGGCGCGCAGATGGATCGGCAGGCGGCGCTCGGGATCGTCAACCAGTATCGCGCGACGCGCGGCGCGGCGCCGTTGAGCGCCGATCCGGCGCTCGACGCGCAGGCCCAGACCGTTGCTGCCCAGTATGCAAGCACCGGCAATCCTCCGGCCCGGCCGGCGGGGGTCGCCAATATGCGGCTTTCGGCCGGATACACCAATTTCGCGGAAACTTTTTCGGGCTGGCGCAACAGTCCGGCCGATGCGGATGTCCTGGCGCAGGCCGATGCGAGCCGGGCCGGGTTCGCCGCCGTTTACGATGCCAACTCGGCCTATGGCACCCATTGGGTGATGCTGCTGGGACAATAG
- a CDS encoding carbohydrate ABC transporter permease: MSTHISASSLNTPSEATRALAQAEAHNARTRRNQKISAIIRYAILAGVGFIMIYPLLWLIGAAFKTNSEIFSSPGFIPQNPTTDGFVNAWNTSTQYNFGHFFLNTMWIIIPKVIGTAISATLVAYGFARFEFPFKKILFATVIATLLLPNVVTRIPQYLLFRDLGWLDSYLPLWVPSALAGDAFFVFMLIQFLRAIPRDMEEAARVDGANTIQTLVFIVIPMLAPAIVSVCLFQFMWSMNDFLGPLIYVSSVEKYPVSLALRLSLDITEAFQWNQILAMSVMTLLPSLLVFFVAQKFFIEGISTGGVKG, translated from the coding sequence ATGAGCACGCATATTTCAGCCTCCAGCCTTAATACGCCGTCCGAAGCGACGCGCGCCCTGGCCCAGGCCGAGGCCCACAACGCCAGGACGCGGCGCAACCAGAAGATCTCGGCGATCATCCGCTACGCGATTCTGGCCGGGGTGGGTTTCATCATGATCTATCCGCTGCTCTGGCTGATCGGGGCGGCGTTCAAGACCAATTCGGAAATCTTTTCCTCGCCGGGCTTCATTCCGCAAAATCCGACAACCGACGGGTTCGTCAATGCCTGGAACACCTCGACCCAGTACAATTTCGGGCACTTCTTTCTCAACACCATGTGGATCATCATTCCCAAGGTGATCGGTACGGCGATTTCGGCGACGCTTGTGGCCTACGGGTTCGCGCGGTTCGAATTTCCGTTCAAAAAGATCCTGTTCGCAACGGTGATCGCCACGCTGCTGCTGCCCAATGTGGTAACGCGCATTCCGCAATATCTGCTGTTTCGCGATCTGGGGTGGCTCGACAGCTATCTGCCGCTCTGGGTGCCTTCGGCGCTGGCGGGGGATGCGTTCTTCGTCTTCATGCTGATCCAGTTCCTGCGCGCCATTCCGCGCGACATGGAGGAAGCGGCGCGGGTCGATGGCGCCAACACCATCCAGACGCTGGTGTTCATCGTCATCCCCATGTTGGCGCCGGCCATCGTTTCGGTGTGCCTGTTCCAGTTCATGTGGTCGATGAACGATTTTCTCGGGCCGTTGATCTATGTGTCATCGGTGGAAAAATACCCGGTTTCCCTCGCCCTGCGGCTCTCGCTCGACATCACGGAGGCGTTTCAGTGGAACCAGATCCTCGCCATGAGTGTGATGACCCTGCTGCCTTCGCTGCTCGTGTTCTTCGTCGCGCAGAAATTCTTCATCGAGGGCATCTCGACCGGCGGCGTGAAAGGATAA
- a CDS encoding glycoside hydrolase family 28 protein codes for MSFDVNINVLVLAPRLLTVELAGCGGRDRLDKPLRWQLFSEGMIAQDGLTERPVVTLEGLVPGIGYQLAVERMGNIDFVTPPETGLVDIRDHGAIESAADNGSAFAAAISAAPEGATLYVPPGIWRTGPVFLKSGLFVHVPEGATIKGVADRGAYRMLEAFGADGRQQASWEGVPARCYGSLLTAIDADGVTIAGKGVIDGAGAEGDWWEWPKETREGARRPRTVFANRCTQLKMSGLTVRNSPSWTIHPLDCAGAVFADLAIENPPDSPNTDGLNPESSTDIEIVGVRFSVGDDCIAIKAGKIWPDGTVPAPTRNVSVRHCLMERGHGGVVIGSEMSGSVTDVTVAFCTMRDTDRGLRIKTRRGRGGAVARIVLSDCLMDGVKTPLSINSHYFCDPDGRSDAVQNRAPAPVSAATPKIGDIRFERTEVKNAHHALAYVLGLAEAPVSGLTIADVSVTYAPEAVADVPDMALGLPSLRHGGIITENVLYPQIAGITGTTQTDTIRERA; via the coding sequence ATGTCTTTTGACGTCAACATCAATGTGCTGGTCCTCGCGCCCCGCCTCCTGACGGTGGAACTCGCCGGCTGCGGGGGCAGGGACCGTTTGGACAAGCCATTGCGCTGGCAGCTCTTTTCGGAGGGCATGATTGCCCAGGACGGGCTGACCGAGCGCCCGGTCGTGACCCTTGAAGGGCTGGTGCCGGGGATCGGGTACCAACTGGCCGTCGAGCGGATGGGAAATATCGACTTTGTCACGCCGCCTGAAACCGGTCTTGTCGATATTCGTGACCATGGCGCCATCGAGAGCGCGGCGGACAATGGGAGCGCCTTTGCGGCGGCGATCAGCGCCGCGCCCGAAGGGGCAACGCTTTATGTGCCGCCGGGCATCTGGCGCACCGGGCCCGTCTTTCTCAAATCGGGCCTGTTCGTGCATGTGCCCGAGGGGGCAACGATCAAGGGCGTGGCCGACCGTGGCGCCTATAGGATGCTCGAGGCGTTTGGCGCCGATGGGCGGCAGCAGGCAAGCTGGGAGGGTGTTCCGGCCCGATGCTATGGCTCGCTGCTGACCGCCATCGATGCCGACGGTGTGACCATCGCGGGCAAGGGGGTGATCGACGGGGCGGGCGCCGAGGGCGACTGGTGGGAATGGCCCAAGGAAACGCGCGAGGGCGCGCGGCGACCGCGTACGGTTTTCGCCAATCGCTGCACGCAATTGAAGATGTCGGGGCTCACCGTGCGCAATTCACCGAGCTGGACGATCCATCCGCTCGATTGTGCCGGGGCGGTGTTTGCCGATCTCGCTATCGAAAATCCACCCGACAGCCCCAATACCGACGGGCTCAATCCCGAAAGTTCCACCGATATCGAGATCGTGGGGGTGCGCTTTTCGGTCGGCGACGACTGCATTGCCATAAAGGCGGGCAAGATCTGGCCCGACGGTACGGTACCGGCTCCCACGCGCAATGTCTCGGTGCGGCATTGCCTTATGGAGCGCGGGCATGGGGGCGTGGTGATCGGGTCGGAAATGAGCGGGTCGGTGACCGATGTTACGGTGGCGTTCTGCACCATGCGCGATACGGATCGGGGCCTCAGGATCAAGACGCGGCGCGGACGGGGCGGCGCGGTGGCGCGGATCGTGCTCAGCGATTGCCTGATGGACGGGGTGAAAACGCCCCTGTCGATCAATTCCCATTATTTCTGCGATCCGGACGGAAGATCGGACGCTGTCCAGAACCGGGCGCCGGCGCCGGTCAGCGCGGCAACGCCTAAGATCGGCGATATCAGGTTCGAGCGCACCGAGGTGAAAAATGCCCATCATGCGCTGGCCTATGTGCTGGGGCTGGCCGAGGCGCCGGTCAGCGGTTTGACCATCGCCGATGTGAGCGTGACCTATGCGCCCGAAGCGGTGGCGGACGTGCCGGACATGGCCCTCGGGCTTCCGTCGCTCCGCCATGGCGGAATCATCACCGAAAACGTCCTTTACCCCCAGATCGCGGGGATCACCGGGACCACACAGACCGATACGATCAGGGAACGCGCATGA
- a CDS encoding ABC transporter substrate-binding protein translates to MKRTVTLVLASGLMATTALSAAQSADLRVSWWGGDARHAATQEALQICGEKHGHNISPEFTGFDGHLERLTTQLAGGTEPDLMQVNWPWLPLFSPDGTGLADLNDYADIIDLSQWSDSLLATGTRNGHLNGLPVSITGRVLFANTETFAEAGIDVPDSWDGMTEAAATFKSELGDNYYPFDAATYNAMLITALYASQKTGVGFIDPVSNEIAWDVATLAEAIEFYQGLVDNGVVKSWETIAGMGNPNLQERGDWAAGEVASSYEWNSTYSQISGPFEGESPLAPFPAPRIEGAVNDGIFRKPSMTFAISANSDNPEAAAQILNCLMVEEDGVIPMGTQRAIPASQAAVDILEAEGLLASADLEANRLVLAADAPEPSPYFEDPGVRSAYEGVLEEFAYGLLSAEEAAQAIIDGTNDALARATR, encoded by the coding sequence ATGAAACGTACAGTCACTCTGGTTCTCGCCAGCGGCCTCATGGCCACAACGGCGCTGAGCGCCGCACAATCCGCCGACCTGCGTGTCTCCTGGTGGGGCGGCGATGCCCGCCACGCTGCAACCCAGGAAGCGCTGCAGATCTGCGGCGAGAAACACGGCCACAATATCAGCCCCGAATTTACGGGCTTCGACGGCCATCTCGAACGCCTGACCACGCAACTGGCCGGCGGCACCGAGCCCGACCTGATGCAGGTCAACTGGCCGTGGCTGCCGCTGTTTTCGCCCGATGGAACGGGCCTGGCCGATCTCAACGATTATGCCGACATCATCGATCTGAGCCAGTGGAGCGACAGCCTTCTGGCGACCGGCACGCGCAATGGGCATCTCAATGGCCTGCCGGTTTCGATCACCGGCCGGGTGCTGTTTGCCAACACCGAAACGTTCGCCGAAGCCGGCATCGATGTGCCCGATAGCTGGGACGGGATGACCGAGGCCGCAGCAACGTTCAAATCGGAACTGGGCGACAATTATTACCCGTTCGATGCGGCGACCTATAACGCCATGCTGATCACCGCGCTCTATGCCAGCCAGAAGACCGGCGTGGGCTTTATCGATCCCGTCAGCAACGAGATCGCCTGGGATGTGGCCACGCTCGCCGAGGCGATCGAATTCTACCAGGGCCTTGTGGACAATGGCGTCGTCAAATCCTGGGAAACCATTGCGGGCATGGGCAATCCCAATCTTCAGGAACGCGGCGACTGGGCGGCGGGGGAAGTTGCTTCCTCTTATGAATGGAACTCGACCTATTCGCAGATCTCGGGTCCGTTCGAGGGTGAATCGCCCCTCGCTCCGTTCCCGGCTCCGCGCATCGAAGGCGCGGTCAATGACGGTATCTTCCGCAAGCCTTCGATGACCTTCGCCATTTCGGCCAATTCGGACAATCCCGAAGCGGCGGCGCAAATCCTCAACTGCCTGATGGTCGAGGAAGACGGGGTCATTCCGATGGGCACCCAGCGGGCGATCCCCGCGTCGCAGGCGGCTGTGGACATCCTCGAGGCCGAGGGCCTGCTCGCCAGTGCCGATCTGGAAGCCAATCGCCTGGTCCTGGCGGCCGATGCGCCCGAGCCCTCGCCCTATTTCGAGGATCCGGGCGTGCGGTCTGCCTATGAGGGCGTGCTCGAAGAGTTCGCCTATGGGCTGCTCTCGGCCGAAGAGGCCGCGCAAGCCATCATCGATGGTACCAATGACGCGCTGGCCCGCGCCACGCGCTGA